From the Rhizobium sp. SL42 genome, the window CATCGACGTGTGCTGATCCCTGCATCCGGCTTCTACGAATGGCATAGGCCATCGAAGGAAAGCGGCGAGAAATCGCAGGCCTACTGGATACGTCCGAAACAGGGCGGCATCGTCGCCTTTGCCGGATTGATGGAAACCTATCTTTCCAAGGATGGTTCGGAAATCGACACCGGCTGCATACTGACGGTTGCCGCGAATCAGACGATCAGTCCGGTCCACGACCGGATGCCGGTGGTGATCGCGCGGCAGGATTTCACCCGTTGGCTCGATTGCCTCAGTCAGGAACCGCGCGAAGTGGCTGACCTGATGAAGCCGGCTGACGAAGATCTGTTCGAAGCGATCGCCGTCTCGGATCTGGTCAACAAGGTCGCCAATCTCGGCCCTGATCTGCAGACGCCGGTAACGCCGCGCTTTGAACTGCAAAAGCCCGCCTCGAAGAAATCCGATGGCGGGCAGATGAGCCTGTTTTGATCAGGAAAACGGGGGCCGCTTAGGCGACTTTTGGGGCCGGCTTGCGCTTCAGCATCAGCGCTGCAGCGATAACGGCCTTGAGGCCGATCGGCTGGTAGTTCGAAACCAGATTCTGGTTCGCCGGCTTTTGCTGCTCGGCTTCGTTCTGGGCTGTCATTGTCATGTTCCTCTGAATGTTTCCTGACCGCAGTGTTTGTTTTTTCGCTCTCTCTGCGGAGATCATGACAAAAGCGTGACCGAAGCG encodes:
- a CDS encoding SOS response-associated peptidase, which gives rise to MCGRYALMATAEELIEHFGLMEVEDFPARYNIAPTQPILIVEPAPPGERGSNAPDRKALLVRWGLIPGWVKDPGEFTLLLNARSETAIDKPSFRAAMRHRRVLIPASGFYEWHRPSKESGEKSQAYWIRPKQGGIVAFAGLMETYLSKDGSEIDTGCILTVAANQTISPVHDRMPVVIARQDFTRWLDCLSQEPREVADLMKPADEDLFEAIAVSDLVNKVANLGPDLQTPVTPRFELQKPASKKSDGGQMSLF